The following DNA comes from Erigeron canadensis isolate Cc75 chromosome 3, C_canadensis_v1, whole genome shotgun sequence.
GTCAAGTTCAAGATAGGCCTGATCTTTAATTTAAAggtaagaaccctaatttcataaaataaaacatagacCCCTTCTTCCTCTCTCTCCGGTACTACAAAACAAATAAGGTAAAAATTGTCCCATGATTAGCTCTCCTACTTCCGgcaaatgattaatttaattgactttatttctagtaactgATCAATTTAAGTGACTCTACCACATTGATGGATACATATCACATTCTATAATTTGCATTTAAGTTACAATAATACGTGGAACATATAGCATCATGTTCAGAAACCGAAAGGAAATGATGTTCACAAAAAGAATTGTCTGTGTTGTTCAATGTAAGAGGACAACATTTCAAAAGTGTTCAGTGATACTCGGTGAATGGAAAGATAAACAAGAGCATGATTAAAATATAGTTACACAGTAAATGGAGTCTTTATCATGGAAGGTAATACATTATAATTCATTAGAAGGTGTTTTAGGAGGTTCAATCATGCATATTGAATGTCTATATATTTCtgtttgttgattttctaaGTTACACATAAAAAAGTTCTAATTTCCACTTAAGCCATCATAGAAGAAttaatagtttatttttttactgCTGCAGATTTCCAAATGAATCTGAACTCATCAGGCAATAATCACATAGAGAGTAATTGCCTGTATCACAAGTTAGCCAAAGGTACTGACCAATGTAAAAGGTTCCTGATAGATCTCAATTTGCCCGCTTCTTCTAATGAAACCGAAGACAACACCCAACATTCTGATGATGAGGCTCTGTCACATTATGCTGGGACGGAAATTagaaggtcagaagattcacgaTCGTTTAATGACAGTTCACGTAATGATGATTCTGATACCaaaaattcaaatcaaaaaGATGGCTCTAGGAAAAAGTAAGTCTCAATTGTACATATATGTGCGTGTAAATTTTGATGATGGGCCTGAGGTGGTCTAACGTGAACCAGTAGGCTTTTCCAGCTATGATATGCATAGTCTTCGGACTATGTTTATTTTGTTAGGACATGTCAAGGTGGTGATTTGAACTACTTATCTTAGAATGTGTTAGTTTTGGTTGTGTATAATCCCTGGTGGGTGAATGGTTGGAAAAAATAGCTTAACATGGAACGGATCATTGGTTAATGCATAAATCCTTATTACAATGAATTACACAAATTGTTCTTGTAGTTCTTCACAAATCGTCTGATTCTAGAATTAATTACACAGACCGACTCACCATCCTTCTGATACTATTACTTTTTTCCCGAATTCATGCCTGGGGTCGTTAGGTATGGCGAAAAGCTGTAAAATATTGAAAATCACCATTGTACCTTTTCTATAGGGAGACCATAACAGAAACTAATAACAAACCTTAGGGACTAAAAGTGCACCGTAGAGAAGGGTACAATGGTCATTTTTAGATATTCAACAGCTTTCTGCTAAATGTAACAGCCCGGGGACGAGTTTGGGAAATAATAGCAACACTGTGACGGACAGTGCAATTTGTATCTTGAGGGAGGATTCTTGAAAATTTGAAGAACCACATGGACTATTTGGGTTATTTACTCAACATTGTATAAGAAAACTTGATTATTATCACAACaatatatgtttgtaatcacatttgacacaaaaattattgataattagtttataaaagttttgacaGAAAGTGTTAGGACCCAACCTGTTTTAACCAGTAACATACCCCTTTTGACACACTAGAACCCGCACATTACTTGTTTATACTAACATACAAGACAACATTACCAATAAAGCGGGTATGTATAATCAGTTATTGGTGTTATGCAGAAAGAGTAGCAGTAATAGCATTGTTAAGTGGAAGCAGCAAGTGAAAGTGAGTCTGGAGATAGGTCTAGAAGTGCCCCCAAATGATGGTTATATGTGGAGGAAGTACGGCCAAAAGGAAATTCTCAATGCAAAATACCCCAGGTTTCTCTTTTACCTTTTAATGGTTATTAGAATAAAGAGTTAACCAAGTTGGAtccaatttcaatttcatttcaggAAACCATGTTTCTGCCCAGAAAAAACCCTTTCTATTAAAACCCACACAGTTTAAGGTAATATGTATAAGGTGCCAAATTGAAAAGATTAATATGTCAGATGACATGTCGGTACCCATGACCTTGTTGACCTTTTTGACTAGATGGTGACAAACTGTTTACTTAAAGGTTGAAATGACTTTACatcgactttttttttataaaaaaaataaggatCGAAAAGTCTCATTTATGGCAACATTGTTAGATACCTTAAAGAGGAATTTTATGGACCACAATCGATTACCTATTTATGCAACGggcaaggttgtaaatatcgctttCGGTATCGTATCGGCCGACCCCCGATATgcgatatatcggggatatatcggataccctaatttgtaaaggaatttatctacaatatatatatatatatatatatatatatatatatatataatatgaggctgttaggcacctaagtttggtgaaaaacccctcacataccctttttttaaaccataaaaatcatgggggccaacTGGCCAAAcctttattcaaaatattaaaatattggtatgtgaggggtttttcacccaagttgggtgcataacaacctcatactcacttttctctctatatatactaacaatatatacaatttgacatAAGTTTACATACCTTTCAATCTTAATTGCTATGTTACGAAGCAAATTTTACATACCTTTTAATCTTAAAGTCAAAAACCCTATTTTTGGTTTTAacccgtgttttttttttttaaagtcaaCTTTATTTTGACCGATATTGACCGACATTTGACCAAAACGATAAGTTCAACCGATAACCCATATTTCGTATCAGTTGAAAGCCGATATATCGGCCGATATTTGCAACCATGGCAACGGGTAAAAGCACTAGAGGGTCGCTTTACTTTACTAAAATTTCAATTGTATTATTCTACTTTCAAGATTTATAGTAAGCCACTTGTATTCCATGAACATTGATCAAGTGTTACTACAGTTTATAATACTTGTCTATCTACATACCCCCACTGTTGTGTCAAAGCATTATAAGATCCCTGTACTTTACGAAATTGTTCAATTTTATCATCCAGTTTAACATGTATATCTTGAAGGAGTAATATAAACAAGTTTTAAGAGTCGAATAATTGTAATGGAAAAAAAAGTAGCGTGATTGAGCTAAACATTTTTTTGTAATGTCTACCCTCCTGTGCTTAACCCATTGTGCAATTAACCCATGTTTTTCACATTTCAAATTTGACAGCCTATTCACTCTACAGTTAAAATTTGCAGAGAATACTACAGATGCACGTATAGAAACACACACGGTTGTTGTGCAACTAAACAAGTTCAAAGATCTAGTGATGACCCGTCTATCTTTGAAATCACTTACTTGGGAAAACACACTTGTCccaaaatttcaaaaaccaaCGACCTTACATCTGCAACAGATTCGGGTTATGGCCTTATAAATTTCTCATCTATTCCAGAAACTGCATCTAAAACTTCAAGAAATAGTGATTCCTCATCTGCATCACAATCATCTTCCGCAATCACCAGAAATTCTTTCGCACTTTCAAATTGGCCTCTGAACCATAACTAAAATTTCCGAAACAGTTTTATTTTGCTTCAATTTGGCCTCTGGATCCTAGCCGTAGAATCAGAGTTTATTCAGATTGATTGTAGTGTCTGCAGGTACAAATTTCTCTTGGCTTTTTGCCATTTTTGCAATTTGGATTAATATACCGATTGCTTTGATGTCGA
Coding sequences within:
- the LOC122592540 gene encoding probable WRKY transcription factor 53 isoform X2 gives rise to the protein MNLNSSGNNHIESNCLYHKLAKGTDQCKRFLIDLNLPASSNETEDNTQHSDDEALSHYAGTEIRRKSSSNSIVKWKQQVKVSLEIGLEVPPNDGYMWRKYGQKEILNAKYPREYYRCTYRNTHGCCATKQVQRSSDDPSIFEITYLGKHTCPKISKTNDLTSATDSGYGLINFSSIPETASKTSRNSDSSSASQSSSAITRNSFALSNWPLNHN
- the LOC122592540 gene encoding probable WRKY transcription factor 30 isoform X1, which produces MNLNSSGNNHIESNCLYHKLAKGTDQCKRFLIDLNLPASSNETEDNTQHSDDEALSHYAGTEIRRSEDSRSFNDSSRNDDSDTKNSNQKDGSRKKKSSSNSIVKWKQQVKVSLEIGLEVPPNDGYMWRKYGQKEILNAKYPREYYRCTYRNTHGCCATKQVQRSSDDPSIFEITYLGKHTCPKISKTNDLTSATDSGYGLINFSSIPETASKTSRNSDSSSASQSSSAITRNSFALSNWPLNHN